A genomic window from Bubalus bubalis isolate 160015118507 breed Murrah chromosome X, NDDB_SH_1, whole genome shotgun sequence includes:
- the LOC102390612 gene encoding fibrous sheath-interacting protein 2 isoform X1, translating to MHKEPSSTSIFEENIVASQIISTLINQCTYFYELMIKSHAKENLLQGAKNVYSVNCSRFTTGPEMSTSKSKGISCWDDPPQVSSLLSYSEEDMKIKDKTSLDVPSYVRYSTGDSTKTIEPMEGLESEFKPSSPRSEAQAFSHFDQAVKGDYSLPEGTVLQISSQKSSDSAQAALEHPMSFKEAEEGENQRVLHYEPLKPVVNPDEIQTTISSLKICLAAENIVNTMLTSFGLSNQTSHTTENMETMKPFYISKEMLHCLTSEQLKNEKSLLKIWGKRNSYGTEEENKGLVASGEDSILLEKWKNKYLKLEKTLEEPGVIDFADWELGPHEVHLVARYVTTSVVTHFNNFETKGPVDEKVSISSTLLSKKYESKQPLRSINTDSSLNQFCEHLTELVISYIISSISDCTKDGETKQKSLRNEDTTYSEVILIHSQVFEHRSISIRGLALSISEVIIQILLNSDILKGDVTKVVSMKAKYIYCPKAAVADFSDLFQDLLIGVIHVLSKEIGINHHLDRKGKNKSLSTPKSHSLLNCNKAKTMKRQIHAKGWKSAPTHQLNQLIQKGKLNSLACKLNTLVGSLRSPESKEVVNKIFNIVFDLFLPDECPNWDTDSGKTARKKFLSSNNPQSHRIPRNNLGLSPKSAFLLNVVCEKLIRMLLGKCTTNNFLTNSPLSDKISIEGQLFNTLQNIDDYSSLTMDYGLPFEEYDMSDLFENLAEIDQESMLSIISHSLVKSLMEKLSCGIQQPPRSPPVTDKHLTYRTSERLPSFPKAKRPELKESKQGKNSVRFMSYDSKPLTGPSDDLRVIHSKMQTPFSKQFSGKFPSLQRPDKKATAFLNIQYPGGMNTGVYSATFLEEVIVDIFLNLTTSLQGKNVNITEAQLNEMNILDINCVVNEFNTAQVTVLRDIEEKMCFPPVYKETVSKIGNSIYNDVSWDYTLQVTCSDHLAYAAMSIAEQITSGILKESIDYQLPLCFIRKLMPNSYHPLKAENILLKLQNNLSELNYQSQHSTGYITMLSYSFLADVIRRLLSQLILPPIEASCLGNKYLKTLDFNEVSTCIINKVLLAISKHKIWLTKYDCQCVYTEQNLQNMVESIYNNILQMSDSLASIQKSIESQSPIMVDRMAGLIIQEIIENHLQPFLCEESLPHSMSPLDEISNMVKEVLGEVTGSHRPQKSSSLGISFYPNAFVEEIVARLLSKVFNPKYNMECDLDKMTSKIVNSINNHFKKAKICVLRDDQEQPFPTVDTDTMDELVNSVYKNVLKQHGLAVDSKELKDSDIFAENITNLIVAAISDYLFHPLFSGDLSASSYTILTAENIIQNIFRGITKPTQPSQHLSPYNTLLPYTFLEEIIRELLSRIFPSASNMVPYSKTPKDRSESNHSEISSKLISDIRMKISQHEIRFSKDEDETESVYSEDDVQCLVDSTFRNIGQNSGSEEAVEHDITSSDNVFIDRIASFIIKNICQQHLHPFLYGKLSFTSSYRYFDSTRRRHSFFARVYSSAFLEDVISGVLSKIFHRALGIVQTKSLRDSEKELLETAKKFIYLITEEFSKVQVSTLENAEEQLCLPPVDRDTVIKIINAAYSKVLQEYELEPNKDFFSDTKTLAERLTKIILAEVFDFQIPPYFIAKLPFKSYSKLNADVLIKRVHYTINTSSLRRQTCTTYTTILSHTHLEKIVTQVLSQISLLNCNAEDPYFLQSDFNNTVVSLIDEIMSIISKHAICIIKDGNENKNVISENSIQAMVDAIFTAISHSKLYQSVSKDKKGISNIPVTKIASYIIREIFNHHLESFLPGDKTLPCTVEQIYQQRAIDPKQRELSFIVNSAVFLEEVISELLCKILCIFSYVLATENPCKAKANVTDIVTRLVKSIVLEFTTSQILVADHLHENLYFSEGYKEMVRKTVSIIYEKILDDYQSLFHIYRAIQNDAVGFGEKIYHLLLEEIYDYQVESLVLGKLETSSYSSLQEKNIIRNVLNAINNDSHDLPSCITVLPRSLLENMTYKLLTRMFPSPETQIEPNEEEVPPDYEFVNTASKLTDDIITEISEHEIRLAEAEEHVENLQLGAIDDFVDSICNNIIKKIKFEDEVQKDAYKRGGSFLGRIAGFIMKEIVDHHLQPFLCDEKSFPSDLPRNDDVIELLNPIKEKIQSLPQTSVYSATFLEDVIFDLVRKFYTLPRIAENPKDKEISERSMGLAIKFANVLIGEFRKSEIKVLTNAEKTFAFPPVDKETVDKVCDSVYDEVTEIYGSKNVQKHDRSNIVIEMVAALTKKAISAFKIQPLFSGGRSSTLFSYLDVDSIMQRIQHLPYKTFTKINRSLKENPVSSLEQLSTRIPLSSDLKNKMDTLEIDSRAVNGKENFKKKTSMKTGSSQQPICINISSIMKSKVTTIALESVGGMAKKKKGDEKKKETSIGKDENVSKLTSTTTSVKSKDTPGPDLGTAFTKNEIKKKDHVSRRDEKGRGDELYQHLSPAIDDTKNKVVLKPSFEICGKKKCDKKKGNKVVLKPSFEICGKKKCDKKKGSSLGKGDIPLELPSLTSKVRNTEIQKKRRDSPAYPATNGKQILHSKHAQNVPVSIYRNVLETSSLQGPVDDLNYPSLLGENAAYVTQACGKDFAQHASVNSAKQNAPAKEEENEIQRQPRKWDNPQNLLENKSRIFPANFLEDVIFEIVNKLIFSSSLDTYDACQNVTNDVNPAELYGMAMKLIDSLLKEFSDAQIKVLNPDQGIKFLPSEDNVSAVHKAPLRQKELSVVKRPSKKKIIMDNIPPIHNMVPTTKVPSSGQTPFMAKIPSIDKMLVNKIVHSSICNILQDYRSQDSICEDINFNVEKLAKRLANAVIEEILQYQLNLLFYDEGSDPECLPLESKKVMKKVHKVAQTACKECQTSSPYTIMLPYEFVERIISSLLSRIFSAVANAKTEMSEDNLYTELDFLQMKLASTVKTEISKDEDMIIQYVKSLHPNDDEIIQLVVQTVYNNLLPQFGSQESIRKCISSGCKILLEAIVNLVVQEVTGNQLQNYFSGELTPLQCTEIDSTIDNILRGVTQTSEVPQPQPSRAYKLPFNIIEEIAVKFLSKLLSMFPKADKEQNNFLNAEMQKISSKILSSFQQYISQSHITVVPQVKESSTVSLTDSATIEKVVTSVYSTVLKHSGSHISVYKDLMGKSNVLSDIIGFLMVKEISNSEFHPQEQEETSSSELVLEPVKIMEKVAKIIDDLKSNKKSPTKKEAVLDARFLEETLALFLAKLVKLPSASSKDAENLSKPELNKIASQLTKSVTAEISRKNIRIVAANPEEYFLNPESIEIISQMVDSVYNCVLQQSGTHEELYHDMKDTNYIFPKEMASLIIRKVSSCPLAMISSGDPCANLFGDLDIDRIVEKVHERAIKIEPGLEQKGLDQGLRQEELSVRIIPHLGKEPINIDPDIVAEHLGVISIKTQSLEKLQTECLARTGHSIETLRRASINGKSYSTEIPAAGNRKKEKRIYLDQMGRLNVKPLETSSRNSFQSLIKPDITKVELLKDVQSKKDLIIRLIIRSIIQENLENKEESLDSDEDEVVLQEVVKEEEEFLESPLEDQVKEDMKLTTSTVAHPKPPVSKCSLKKFLSVGKCQPKSRVTIMTEVSPAKQTESEQTLITDSNIDVTTSECLTVTNSPWEKKTQLSETEMRPSTEPTHHFIHRMMSASSYTEEDLASFSSFDDDHSTDPSAKVIEESLECPCLENLSSLEFLTLYQHRSDRTSQYSSNDGTSDFEKPHTSSRQRSEVFSRSNTSVRKPSSPSPPHQERK from the exons ATGCACAAGGAACCATCTTCAACTAGcatatttgaagaaaacattGTAGCAAGTCAGATCATCAGCACACTGATAAACCAGTGCACTTATTTCTATGAGTTGATGATCAAAAGCCATGCAAAGGAAAATCTGCTCCAAGGAGCTAAAAATGTCTACAGTGTTAATTGCTCCCGATTTACAACTGGACCAGAAATGTCCACTTCAAAGTCAAAGGGAATTAGCTGCTGGGATGATCCTCCACAAGTCTCCAGCTTGTTGTCTTATTCAGAGGAAGATATGAAAATAAAGGACAAGACTTCCTTAGATGTACCTTCATATGTCAGATACTCTACCGGAGATTCAACTAAAACCATAGAGCCAATGGAAGGGCTCGAATCCGAGTTTAAACCATCATCTCCTAGAAGTGAAGCCCAAGCCTTCAGCCATTTTGATCAAGCTGTGAAAGGAGACTACTCTCTCCCAGAAGGCACTGTCTTACAAATTTCATCTCAGAAATCCAGTGACTCTGCACAGGCAGCACTAGAGCACCCCATGTCTTTCAAAGAAGCGGAAGAGGGTGAAAATCAAAGAGTGCTTCACTATGAGCCCCTCAAACCAGTTGTTAACCCAGATGAAATACAGACTACCATTTCTTCACTCAAAATATGTTTAGCTGCAGAAAATATTGTCAATACCATGCTGACAAGTTTTGGCCTTTCAAATCAAACATCACACACTACTGAAAATATGGAAACCATGAAGCCGTTTTATATATCAAAGGAAATGCTTCATTGCCTAACATCTGAACAACTAAAGAATGAGAAAAGCCTACTTAAAATATGGGGAAAAAGAAACAGCTATGgaactgaagaagaaaacaaaggcctTGTGGCAAGTGGAGAAGATTCCATTTTACtggaaaagtggaaaaataagTACCTGaagttagagaaaactcttgaagagCCTGGAGTCATTGATTTTGCTGATTGGGAACTGGGACCACATGAAGTCCACCTAGTAGCAAGATATGTTACTACATCAGTGGTCACACATTTCAACAACTTTGAAACCAAAG GTCCTGTTGATGAAAAAGTATCTATTAGTTCCACACTACTAAGCAAAAAATATGAATCAAAACAGCCTCTAAGAAGCATCAACACTGATTCTTCACTTAATCAATTTTGTGAACATCTCACTGAACTGGTTATTTCCTATATAATTTCAAGCATTTCTGATTGTACCAAAGATggtgaaacaaaacagaaatcactAAGAAATGAAGACACAACTTATAGCGAGGTTATTTTAATTCATTCCCAAGTGTTTGAGCATCGGTCAATTTCTATCAGAGGACTTGCTTTAAGCATTTCTGAGGTCATTATTCAAATCCTTTTAAATAGTGACATTTTAAAGGGAGATGTTACAAAAGTGGTTTCtatgaaagcaaaatatatttattgcccAAAAGCAGCTGTGGCTGATTTCAGTGATCTCTTTCAGGATCTCTTAATAGGAGTGATCCATGTTCTGTCCAAAGAAATAGGAATAAATCATCACCttgacaggaaaggaaaaaacaaatcacTCTCCACACCTAAAAGCCATAGTTTGCTCAATTGCAACAAAGCGAAAACTATGAAAAGACAGATACATGCCAAAGGTTGGAAATCAGCTCCTACTCACCAACTTAATCAACTAATACAGAAAGGTAAACTAAATTCTCTAGCATGTAAGTTAAACACTCTGGTTGGCAGCCTAAGATCTCCTGAATCCAAAGAAGTAGTCAACaaaattttcaatattgtttttgatttgtttttgccAGATGAATGCCCAAATTGGGATACAGATTCTGgtaaaacagcaagaaaaaagtTCCTATCTTCAAATAACCCACAAAGTCATAGAATTCCTAGAAATAACCTAGGGCTCTCCCCTAAATCAGCTTTTCTTCTGAATGTTGTGTGTGAGAAACTTATTAGAATGCTTTTGGGAAAATGTACAACCAACAACTTTCTTACAAATAGTCCTCTTTCTGACAAAATATCAATAGAAGGTCAACTGTTCAACACACTTCAAAATATAGATGATTATTCCAGTTTAACAATGGACTATGGCTTACCATTTGAGGAATATGATATGTCAGACCTTTTTGAAAATTTGGCAGAAATAGATCAAGAGTCTATGCTTAGTATTATTTCCCATAGCTTGGTAAAATCCTTAATGGAAAAATTGTCATGCGGTATACAGCAACCTCCCAGAAGTCCACCAGTTACAGACAAACATTTAACATACAGGACAAGCGAGAGACTTCCCAGTTTCCCCAAAGCAAAAAGGCCAGAATTAAAAGAATCAAAACAGGGTAAAAACTCTGTGCGATTCATGAGTTATGATAGCAAACCTCTGACAGGACCATCAGATGATCTTAGGGTGATTCATTCCAAGATGCAAACCCCATTCAGTAAGCAATTTTCAGGAAAATTCCCGTCTCTTCAAAGACCAGATAAAAAGGCAACAGCCTTTCTTAACATACAATATCCAGGAGGCATGAACACGGGCGTGTACTCTGCCACATTTCTGGAGGAAGTAATTGTGGACATTTTTCTTAATCTCACCACCTCATTGCAAGGCAAAAATGTGAATATCACTGAAGCCCAGCTTAATGAGATGAATATATTAGATATCAACTGCGTGGTGAATGAGTTTAATACTGCTCAAGTCACTGTTTTACGGGACATTGAAGAAAAGATGTGTTTTCCACCGGTCTATAAAGAAACTGTTAGTAAGATTGGTAACTCCATTTATAATGATGTATCATGGGACTACACATTGCAAGTTACCTGTAGTGATCATCTGGCATATGCTGCCATGTCAATAGCAGAACAGATAACTAGTGGCATATTGAAAGAGAGTATAGACTACCAGCTCCCATTGTGCTTTATAAGAAAGCTCATGCCTAATTCATATCACCCTCTCAAAGCTGAAAATATACTACTGAAACTTCAAAACAACCTAAGTGAACTTAATTACCAAAGTCAACATTCAACAGGCTATATCACTATGCTCTCCTACTCATTTTTAGCAGATGTCATCAGAAGACTATTATCTCAGCTCATTCTTCCACCCATAGAGGCTTCATGCTTAGGAAATAAATACCTAAAGACATTAGATTTTAATGAAGTATCCACCTGtataataaataaagttttgttagCCATTTCAAAGCATAAAATTTGGCTCACTAAATATGATTGTCAATGTGTATATACAGAACAAAACCTTCAAAATATGGTGGAgtctatttataataatattttgcaGATGTCTGACTCACTTGCGTCAATACAGAAAAGCATAGAAAGCCAAAGTCCAATTATGGTTGACCGAATGGCCGGTCTTATTATTCAAGAGATTATTGAAAATCATCTTCAACCCTTTTTGTGTGAAGAGAGCTTACCTCATTCAATGTCTCCATTGGATGAAATATCAAATATGGTTAAAGAGGTTCTCGGTGAagtcacagggtcacacagaccCCAGAAGTCATCATCACTAGGTATAAGCTTTTATCCTAATGCATTTGTAGAAGAAATTGTTGCCAGACTATTATCAAAGGTCTTCAATCCAAAATATAACATGGAGTGTGATTTGGATAAAATGACCTCAAAAATAGTAAACTCAATAAACAACCATTTTAAGAAGGCTAAAATCTGTGTTCTTCGTGATGACCAAGAGCAGCCATTCCCCACTGTCGATACAGACACCATGGATGAACTTGTCAATTCAGTTTATAAGAATGTTCTGAAACAGCATGGGCTGGCTGTTGATAGTAAAGAACTCAAAGACAGTGATATTTTTGCAGAAAATATCACCAATTTAATTGTAGCAGCTATATCTGATTATCTTTTTCATCCGCTGTTTTCTGGAGATTTGTCAGCTTCTTCCTACACTATTTTGACAGCAGAGAACATAATTCAGAACATCTTTAGAGGCATCACTAAACCTACCCAGCCAAGCCAGCATTTATCACCATATAACACTTTGCTGCCATACACATTTTTAGAAGAAATAATCAGAGAATTATTATCTAGAATCTTTCCTTCTGCATCTAACATGGTTCCATACAGCAAAACTCCAAAAGATAGATCAGAAAGTAATCACAGTGAAATCTCTTCAAAGTTAATCAGTGATATTAGAATGAAAATTTCTCAACATGAGATTCGATTTTCAAAAGATGAAGATGAAACTGAATCTGTTTATTCAGAGGATGATGTTCAGTGTCTCGTTGATTCCACATTCAGAAATATCGGGCAAAACTCTGGGTCTGAAGAAGCAGTTGAGCACGATATCACAAGCAGTGACAATGTTTTTATTGATAGAATAGCaagttttatcattaaaaatatttgccaacaACATCTTCATCCATTTTTGTACGGAAAGTTGTCATTTACTTCATCATATAGATACTTTGATAGTACAAGAAGAAGACATTCTTTTTTTGCCCGTGTTTACTCCTCAGCCTTTTTGGAAGATGTGATCTCTGgagttttaagtaaaatattccaCAGAGCATTAGGTATTGTACAAACAAAATCACTAAGAGATTCAGAAAAAGAACTGTTGGAAACAGccaaaaaattcatatatttgaTAACGGAAGAATTCTCAAAAGTTCAAGTTAGTACCCTAGAAAATGCTGAGGAACAATTGTGTTTGCCACCAGTAGATAGAGACACAGTGATAAAAATTATCAATGCAGCATATAGCAAAGTTTTACAGGAATATGAACTGGAACCTAATAAGGACTTTTTCAGTGACACCAAGACACTGGCTGAGAGGCTTACTAAAATTATCCTGGCTGAAGTTTTTGATTTCCAAATTCCTCCATATTTCATAGCAAAGCTACCTTTCAAATCATATTCAAAACTCAATGCTGATGTTTTGATAAAGAGAGTTCATTACACAATCAATACATCAAGCCTCCGAAGACAGACTTGTACAACATATACCACCATATTGTCACATACACATTTGGAAAAAATAGTAACTCAGGTTTTATCTCAGATAAGTCTATTgaactgcaatgcagaagacccataCTTTTTGCAGTCAGACTTCAACAACACAGTTGTGAGTCTGATTGATGAAATCATGTCAATAATTTCTAAACATGCAATATGCATCATTaaagatggaaatgaaaataaaaatgtaatttcagaAAACAGTATCCAGGCTATGGTTGATGCCATTTTTACTGCCATTTCTCATTCAAAGCTATACCAGTCTGtttcaaaagataaaaaaggCATAAGTAATATACCTGTAACAAAAATAGCAAGTTATATAATAAGGGAAATATTTAACCATCATCTTGAGTCATTTTTACCTGGAGATAAAACTCTTCCTTGTACAGTGGAGCAAATTTATCAGCAGAGAGCAATAGATCCTAAACAAAGAGAATTATCCTTCATCGTGAATTCAGCTGTCTTTTTGGAGGAAGTAATTTCTGAGCTTTTATGcaaaattctttgtatattctcaTATGTCTTGGCTACTGAAAATCCATGTAAAGCAAAAGCCAATGTTACAGATATTGTTACAAGATTAGTAAAATCAATTGTGCTGGAATTCACCACTTCACAAATTTTAGTTGCAGATCACTTGCATGAAAATCTCTATTTTTCAGAAGGATACAAAGAAATGGTTAGAAAAACTGTTAgcattatttatgaaaaaatattagaTGATTATCAATCTCTGTTTCATATTTATAGAGCTATACAAAATGATGCTGttggttttggggaaaaaatatatcATCTTCTGTTAGAAGAAATTTATGATTATCAGGTGGAGTCATTAGTTTTAGGAAAATTAGAAACTTCTTCCTATTCCTCCCTCCAAGAGAAGAATATCATCAGAAATGTACTCAATGCCATCAACAATGATAGCCATGACTTGCCATCATGCATTACTGTATTGCCTCGTTCCCTTTTAGAAAATATGACTTACAAGCTTCTGACACGTATGTTTCCTTCACCTGAGACTCAAATAGAACCAAACGAGGAAGAGGTGCCACCAGATTATGAGTTTGTGAATACAGCTTCAAAACTAACTGATGATATTATAACAGAAATTTCTGAACATGAGATTAGACTTGCCGAGGCAGAGGAACATGTGGAAAATTTGCAATTAGGGGCAATTGATGACTTTGTTGACTCTATATGtaacaatattattaaaaaaattaagtttgaaGATGAAGTGCAGAAAGATGCATACAAAAGAGGAGGCTCATTCCTTGGGAGAATAGCTGGTTTCATTATGAAGGAAATTGTGGACCACCATCTGCAACCATTTCTATGTGATGAAAAATCATTTCCCAGTGACTTACCCAGAAATGATGATGTCATTGAACTCTTGAAtcccattaaagaaaaaatacagtccTTGCCCCAGACTTCTGTATACTCTGCTACATTTTTGGAAGATGTCATCTTTGACCTTGTTCGCAAATTTTATACTCTACCAAGAATTGCTGAAAATCCTAAGGACAAAGAGATATCGGAAAGAAGTATGGGCCTGGCTATTAAATTTGCAAATGTTCTGATAGGGGAATTTAGGAAAAGCGAAATTAAAGTTCTAACAAATGCTGAAAAAacgtttgcatttccaccagtaGATAAAGAAACAGTTGATAAAGTATGTGATTCTGTGTATGATGAGGTGACAGAAATATATGGATCTAAAAATGTTCAGAAACATGATAGAAGTAACATTGTTATAGAGATGGTTGCTGCTTTAACTAAGAAGGCAATCTCTGCTTTCAAGATTCAGCCACTTTTTTCAGGAGGCCGGTCTTCCACCTTGTTTTCATATCTAGATGTGGATAGCATCATGCAAAGAATTCAACACCTACCATATAAAACCTTTACAAAGATAAACAGAAGCTTGAAGGAGAACCCAGTTTCTTCACTAGAACAGTTATCTACACGTATTCCCCTAAGCTCAGACCTGAAAAACAAAATGGACACTTTGGAAATAGACAGCAGAGCAGTTAATGGAAAAGAGAACTTCAAAAAGAAGACATCAATGAAAACAGGCAGCAGCCAGCAGccaatatgtattaatataagtaGTATTATGAAGAGCAAAGTAACTACCATAGCATTAGAGTCAGTTGGAGGTatggcaaagaaaaagaaaggggatgaaaagaaaaaggaaacttcaATTGGAAAAGATGAGAACGTATCAAAACTTACTTCAACGACAACCAGTGTGAAAAGTAAAGATACTCCGGGGCCAGATTTGGGTACAGcatttacaaagaatgaaatcaaGAAGAAAGACCACGTGTctagaagagatgagaaagggcGAGGTGATGAGCTATATCAACATCTTTCACCAGCTATTGATGATACAAAAAACAAAGTTGTCCTGAAACCAAGTTTTGAAATATGTGGTAAAAAGAAGTGtgacaagaaaaaaggaaacaaagttgTCCTGAAACCAAGTTTTGAAATATGTGGTAAAAAGAAGTGTGACAAGAAAAAAGGAAGTTCATTAGGAAAAGGGGATATACCTCTTGAATTACCATCTCTGACATCCAAGGTGAGAAATACAGAGATCCAAAAAAAGAGGAGGGATTCTCCAGCTTACCCAGCTACAAATGGCAAACAGATCTTACATTCTAAACATGCCCAAAATGTCCCTGTAAGCATTTACAGAAATGTTTTAGAAACATCATCTCTCCAAGGACCAGTGGATGATTTAAATTACCCAAGCCTCCTAGGTGAAAACGCAGCATATGTAACTCAAGCTTGTGGCAAGGATTTTGCCCAGCATGCCTCAGTGAATTCAGCTAAACAAAATGCTCctgcaaaagaggaagagaatgagaTCCAAAGGCAACCTCGTAAATGGGACAATCCTCAGAACCTACTAGAAAATAAATCCAGGATTTTCCCTGCTAACTTTTTAGAGGATGTTATCTTTGAAATAGTTAACAAattgattttttcttcttcactggATACATATGATGCATGTCAAAATGTAACCAATGATGTAAATCCAGCTGAGCTCTATGGCATGGCTATGAAACTGATTGATTCCCTGTTAAAGGAGTTTTCAGATGCTCAAATTAAAGTATTAAACCCAGATCAAGGAATTAAGTTCCTTCCATCAGAGGATAACGTTTCAGCAGTTCATAAAGCACCTCTCAGGCAAAAAGAACTGTCTGTGGTTAAAAGACCTtccaagaaaaagataattaTGGATAATATACCACCCATACATAACATGGTACCTACAACTAAAGTACCTTCTTCAGGTCAGACACCTTTTATGGCTAAAATACCATCAATTGATAAAATGTTGGTCAATAAGATTGTTCACTCCTCTATATGCAATATCTTACAGGATTATAGATCTCAGGACTCCATCTGTGAGGACATAAATTTTAATGTTGAAAAATTAGCAAAAAGGCTAGCTAATGCAGTAATAGaagaaattcttcagtatcaGCTAAACTTGCTATTTTATGATGAGGGTTCAGATCCAGAATGTTTGCCTCTAGAATCTAAGAAGGTTATGAAAAAGGTCCATAAAGTGGCCCAGACAGCCTGCAAAGAATGTCAGACATCATCACCATATACCATAATGCTGCCTTATGAATTTGTAGAAAGGATAATTTCTTCTCTTCTATCAAGAATTTTCTCAGCAGTAGCCAATGCTAAAACAGAAATGTCTGAGGATAATTTGTACACAGAGTTAGATTTCCTTCAAATGAAGTTAGCAAGTACAGTTAAAACAGAGATCTCCAAAGATGAAGATATGATTATACAGTATGTAAAATCCTTACATCCTAATGATGATGAAATTATTCAGTTAGTGGTTCAAACTGTTTATAATAATCTCTTGCCTCAATTTGGATCTCAAGAGAGCATACGAAAGTGTATTAGCAGTGGTTGCAAAATCCTTTTAGAAGCCATAGTTAATTTAGTTGTACAGGAAGTGACTGGAAATCAGTTACAAAACTATTTTTCTGGAGAACTAACACCACTTCAGTGTACAGAAATTGATAGTACTATTGACAATATCCTTAGAGGTGTTACCCAAACTAGTGAAGTTCCCCAGCCTCAACCATCCCGGGCTTACAAACTGCCTTTTAACATAATAGAAGAAATTGCTGTCAAGTTTTTGTCAAAGCTTCTATCTATGTTTCCAAAAGCAGATAAGGAACAAAACAATTTTCTGAACgctgaaatgcaaaaaataagctcaaaaatCTTGAGTTCATTTCAACAATATATCTCTCAAAGTCATATTACAGTAGTGCCACAGGTCAAAGAGTCCTCCACTGTGTCTTTAACAGACAGTGCAACTATTGAAAAAGTCGTTACTTCTGTTTATAGCACTGTTCTAAAGCACTCTGGCTCCCATATTTCAGTGTACAAAGATTTAATGGGGAAGAGCAATGTCCTTTCTGACATAATAGGATTTTTAATGGTGAAGGAAATTTCCAATTCAGAATTTCATCCTCAAGAACAGGAAGAAACATCAAGTTCAGAGTTAGTTCTAGAACCCGTCAAAATTATGGAAAAGGTGGCTAAGATTATTGATGATCTGAAGTCAAATAAAAAGTCTCCAACCAAAAAAGAGGCTGTATTAGATGCCAGGTTTTTAGAGGAAACACTTGCCTTGTTCTTGGCTAAACTAGTCAAGTTGCCAAGTGCCTCAAGCAAAGATGCTGAAAACTTATCAAAGCCTGAGTTAAATAAAATTGCATCTCAATTGACAAAATCCGTGACAGCTGAAATTTCCAGGAAAAACATTCGTATTGTAGCTGCCAATCCTGAAGAATACTTTTTAAATCCAGAAAGCATAGAAATTATTTCTCAGATGGTTGATTCTGTTTATAATTGTGTACTACAACAATCTGGAACACATGAAGAACTTTATCATGATATGAAAGATACAAACTACATCTTTCCTAAAGAAATGGCTTCTTTAATTATCAGGAAAGTTTCCAGTTGTCCATTAGCAATGATTAGCTCAGGAGATCCATGTGCTAATCTCTTTGGTGATTTGGACATTGATCGAATTGTTGAAAAGGTGCATGAGCGTGCTATCAAAATAGAACCTGGACTAGAGCAAAAAGGGTTAGATCAAGGTTTAAGGCAAGAGGAGCTTTCGGTTAGGATAATTCCTCACCTTGGCAAAGAACCAATTAATATTGATCCCGACATTGTTGCAGAGCACTTAGGGGTCATTTCTATAAAAACACAGTCTCTTGAGAAGCTGCAGACTGAGTGTTTAGCTAGAACTGGACACAGCATTGAAACACTGAGAAGAGCATCAATAAATGGGAAGAGTTACTCAACTGAGATACCTGCTGcgggaaacagaaagaaagaaaaacgcaTTTATTTGGATCAGATGGGACGACTGAATGTAAAGCCTTTAGAG